A window of the Eretmochelys imbricata isolate rEreImb1 chromosome 7, rEreImb1.hap1, whole genome shotgun sequence genome harbors these coding sequences:
- the AS3MT gene encoding arsenite methyltransferase isoform X1 produces MAAPSAEQIYREVQDYYGKELQKSEDLQTNACVTLARSLPMFIKEALKSVHDDVVSRYYGCGLVVPECLETCWILDLGSGSGRDCYMLSKLVGEKGHVTGIDMTDAQVEVAKKYIDYHMKKFGYQVPNVDFIHGYMEKLGDAGLKDESYDIVISNCVINLSPDKRAVLQEAYRVLKAGGEMYFSDVYASHNLPEDIRKHRVLWGECLGGALWWKDLYRIAEEVGFCPPRLVTASRITINNKELESIVGDCRFVSATFRLFKVPKKGPAEQCQVIYNGGITGHEKELEFDANFTFKEGDVVEVDAETAAILRSSRFAEEFLIRLAAGRAPAPGDCCPAKPKTSEEVVVELAETRCWRVLWTSKNNFSLADLAQRRHLF; encoded by the exons A tggctgccccatctgcagaGCAGATTTACAGAGAGGTACAG GATTATTATGGTAAAGAGTTGCAGAAATCAGAGGATCTGCAAACCAATGCCTGCGTCACCTTGGCTAGGTCTTTGCCCATGTTCATAAAGGAGGCTTTGAAGTCTGTCCATGATGATGTAGTGTCAAG GTACTATGGCTGCGGCCTGGTGGTCCCAGAGTGCCTGGAGACCTGTTGGATATTGGATCTGGGCAGTGGGAGTGGCAGGGACTGCTATATGCTGAGTAAACTAGTTGGGGAGAAAGGGCATGTCACTGGAATAGACATGACCGACGCCCAG GTAGAAGTGGCAAAGAAGTACATTGACTATCACATGAAGAAATTTGGCTACCAGGTGCCTAACGTGGACTTCATCCATGGCTacatggaaaagctgggagatgcTGGCCTTAAAGACGAGAGTTATGATATAGTTAT CTCAAACTGCGTGATTAACCTCTCGCCTGATAAGAGAGCAGTTCTGCAGGAGGCCTATCGAGTACTAAAG GCTGGCGGGGAGATGTATTTCAGCGATGTCTATGCCAGCCATAACCTGCCAGAGGACATCAGGAAACACAGGGTCCTCTGGG GCGAGTGCCTGGGAGGAGCCCTGTGGTGGAAAGACCTCTACAGAATTGCTGAGGAAGTTGGATTCTGCCCACCGCGGTTGGTGACCGCCAGCCGAATAACCATCAATAACAAGGAACTGGAGAGCATCGTTG GTGACTGTCGGTTTGTCTCTGCGACTTTCCGTCTCTTCAAAGTACCCAAGAAAGGCCCGGCCGAGCAGTGTCAGGTTATTTACAACGGCGGGATCACTGGGCATGAGAAAGAGCTGGAGTTTGATGCCAATTTCACATTCAAG GAAGGGGACGTTGTGGAAGTGGATGCAGAAACCGCAGCCATTTTACGGAGCTCTAGGTTTGCTGAGGAGTTCCTGATCCGACTGGCTGCAGGGAGGGCACCGGCACCTGGGGACTGCTGTCCTGCCAAACCAAAG ACCTCAGAGGAGGTTGTGGTTGAATTAGCTGAGACCCGCTGTTGGAGGGTGCTGTGGACATCAAAGAATAACTTCTCTCTGGCAGACCTGGCTCAGAGAAGGCATCTTTTCTGA
- the AS3MT gene encoding arsenite methyltransferase isoform X2, with the protein MAAPSAEQIYREVQDYYGKELQKSEDLQTNACVTLARSLPMFIKEALKSVHDDVVSRYYGCGLVVPECLETCWILDLGSGSGRDCYMLSKLVGEKGHVTGIDMTDAQVEVAKKYIDYHMKKFGYQVPNVDFIHGYMEKLGDAGLKDESYDIVISNCVINLSPDKRAVLQEAYRVLKAGGEMYFSDVYASHNLPEDIRKHRVLWGECLGGALWWKDLYRIAEEVGFCPPRLVTASRITINNKELESIVGDCRFVSATFRLFKVPKKGPAEQCQVIYNGGITGHEKELEFDANFTFKEGDVVEVDAETAAILRSSRFAEEFLIRLAAGRAPAPGDCCPAKPKEKIVDPFQLVEQWEAKDLAPKVTGCCGPKECC; encoded by the exons A tggctgccccatctgcagaGCAGATTTACAGAGAGGTACAG GATTATTATGGTAAAGAGTTGCAGAAATCAGAGGATCTGCAAACCAATGCCTGCGTCACCTTGGCTAGGTCTTTGCCCATGTTCATAAAGGAGGCTTTGAAGTCTGTCCATGATGATGTAGTGTCAAG GTACTATGGCTGCGGCCTGGTGGTCCCAGAGTGCCTGGAGACCTGTTGGATATTGGATCTGGGCAGTGGGAGTGGCAGGGACTGCTATATGCTGAGTAAACTAGTTGGGGAGAAAGGGCATGTCACTGGAATAGACATGACCGACGCCCAG GTAGAAGTGGCAAAGAAGTACATTGACTATCACATGAAGAAATTTGGCTACCAGGTGCCTAACGTGGACTTCATCCATGGCTacatggaaaagctgggagatgcTGGCCTTAAAGACGAGAGTTATGATATAGTTAT CTCAAACTGCGTGATTAACCTCTCGCCTGATAAGAGAGCAGTTCTGCAGGAGGCCTATCGAGTACTAAAG GCTGGCGGGGAGATGTATTTCAGCGATGTCTATGCCAGCCATAACCTGCCAGAGGACATCAGGAAACACAGGGTCCTCTGGG GCGAGTGCCTGGGAGGAGCCCTGTGGTGGAAAGACCTCTACAGAATTGCTGAGGAAGTTGGATTCTGCCCACCGCGGTTGGTGACCGCCAGCCGAATAACCATCAATAACAAGGAACTGGAGAGCATCGTTG GTGACTGTCGGTTTGTCTCTGCGACTTTCCGTCTCTTCAAAGTACCCAAGAAAGGCCCGGCCGAGCAGTGTCAGGTTATTTACAACGGCGGGATCACTGGGCATGAGAAAGAGCTGGAGTTTGATGCCAATTTCACATTCAAG GAAGGGGACGTTGTGGAAGTGGATGCAGAAACCGCAGCCATTTTACGGAGCTCTAGGTTTGCTGAGGAGTTCCTGATCCGACTGGCTGCAGGGAGGGCACCGGCACCTGGGGACTGCTGTCCTGCCAAACCAAAG